The DNA window TAGTCAGGCCCGCTGAGACCGATCGTGAACATTGTGGTTCCGAGCTCAAACAGCTTCTCGGCGTTCTCCTCACTTGATCCCCGCACCTCGGTCGAGATTTCGATCTCGCTCACGTCACGCCCAACCGCTTCCCCGTGAGTGCGGAGAATCTCGAGCTTCTCGGCGAGCACCTCCGGCGAGCTGAAGCTGTGCCAGATGTCGGCGTGCTCTGCGACGATGCGCAGCGTCTTCTTTACGCCGCCTCCCCCGATCATGATGGGGATCTTCCGCACCGGCGGCGGGTTGAGTTTCGACCAGCGGTCCTCGATGACGGGCAGGTCCCTGGCCAGTGCGGCGATCCGGGAGCCCGGGGTGCCGAATTCATACCCGTACTCGTCGTAGTCACGCTCGAACCAGCCTGCACCGGTTCCGAAAATGAAACGACCGCCTGAGATGTGGTCGAGGGTTCTGGCCATGTCGGCCTGGAGGTTGGCATTCCGGTAGCTGTTGCAGTTCACGAGCGTGCCGAACTCGACCCGGCTCGTCTGCTCTGCCCAGGCGCCGAGCATCGTCCACGCCTCGAAGTGGAGTCCGTCAGGCTCGCCAGACAGCGGGAAGAAGTGATCCCAGTTGAACAGGATGTGGACGCCAGCGTCTTCGAGTTCGGATACTGCGTCACGGATGGTTCGGTACTGGGCGTGCTGTGGCGCCAGTTGCACACCGATGCGAACGGGTCGTTGTTCGTGAGTTGTCATCATGCATAGAGCCTAAGTCCGCAGCACCGCGGAGCGTGGAATGATGAAAGGGTGCTGCGCTCCCGCGCGGCGGATTCGGACAACGGTATGGGCATTGAGTTCACACGATCTGAACGGTCGACCGTCGGGATCGAGTGGGAACTCGCCCTCGTCGATCGCGACACCGGTGAACTCGTTTCCGCGGCAGACGAGGTTCTCCAGGACCTCGAGAGCCCGAAAGGCCAGCCCCACCCCCGCATCACCGGTGAGCTGCTCCTCAACACCATCGAGCTCGTGAGCTCCGTGCACCACCGGGTCTCCGATGCCGTCGCCGACCTCGACGCCCAGCTCACCGAGGTCCGACGAGTGACGGATCCCCGCGGCATCGAACTGATCGGAAGCGGCTCACACCCGTTCGGGCAGTGGTTCGATCAGCCCGTTGCGAACAAGGCGAGGTACCACAAGCTCATCGAGCGCACCCAGTGGTGGGGCCGCAACATGCTCATCTGGGGCATGCACGTGCACGTCGGTATTGAAGACCGCGACAAGGTCATTCCGATCCTCAACAGCATGCTCAGGTTCTTCCCGCACCTGCAGGGCCTGAGCGCGTCGAGCCCGTACTGGGGCGGAATCGACACCGGGTACGCGTCGAACCGTTCGCTGATGTTCCAGCAGCTTCCGACGGCCGGGCTGCCGTACCAGGTCGCGGACTGGGCCGAGTTCGAATCGTACGTCGAAGACATGACGGCGACCGGCACGATTGACGACTACACCGAGGTGCGCTGGGACATCCGCCCGTCGCCGCACTGGGGCACCATCGAGGTCAGGTTCTGCGACGGCGCCTCGACACACGCGGAGCTCGCCGCGGTCGCCTCCCTCATCCACTGCCTTGTTGAGCACCTTTCGACGCTCCTCGACGAGGGACACGAGTTGCCCACCCTGCCGCCGTGGTACGTGCGCGAGAACAAGTGGCGATCCGCCCGTTACGGCCTCGAAGCGACCATCATCACCGACAGGCACGGCACCGAACGGCCGGTGACGGACGACATCCGTGACCTCGTCGATTCTCTCGCCCCGATCGCCGAGCGGCTGGGCTGCGCGGACGAACTCGCCTCGATTCCCGATATCGTCGCGTCCGGCGGGAGCTACACCCGCCAGCAGGCGACGGCGGCCGAGAACGACGGCGACCTTACCGCCGTGGTGAAGGCGCTGATCGGCGAACTCAGGGCCGGCTCAGTCAGCCACTGATCCGGCAGCCCCCGATCGGTCGGCCCTGATCCGGCAGCCCTGGAACGAGAACACCCGTTCCGGTCGAGAACATCCGTTGTAACGGGTGTTCTCGACCGGAACGGGTGTGTTCGAATCGCGGAGTGACCGAGGGTCAGTTCCCGAGGAACTTCTGCAGTGTCGCGAGTTCTTCCTCGGTGGGAGCGGCCTGGCCCTGACCGGTCGCGCCGCCGAGGCCGAACCCGGTTCCACCGGGCGTCAGGGCAGCACCGGGCTTGGTTCCCGACGCGAGTGCCGCATTTTCCGTCGCCCGCTTGGCCGGGTTACCGCTCTTCGAGCCCTTTTTCTTGGGCTGCTGCTTCTTCGAACCGCCGCTGCGCGCGCCGGGGATCGGTCCCATGCCAGGGATCTGCGGCACGCCACCCTTGGCGACGGTCTTCATCATCTTCGCGGCCTGCTCGAACCGGTTCACGAGGGCGTTGACCTCGGTCACCGTCGAACCCGAACCGCGCGCGATGCGCAGGCGGCGCGAGCCGTTGAGCAGCTTCGAGTTCTGGCGTTCGGCGAGGGTCATCGACTGGATGATGGCCTCGGTGCGAACGATCTCGCGTTCGTCGAATGAGTCAAGCTGCTGCTTCATCTGGCCCATGCCGGGGAGCATGCCCATCATCTTCTTGATGGAGCCCATGTTGCGCAGCTGCTGCATCTGCTTGAGGAAGTCGTCGAGCGTGAAGGTCTCCGTGGAGAACTTCTCGGCCATGGCGAGAGCTTCTTCTTCATCGAACGCCGACTGCGCCTGCTCGATGAGGGTGAGGATGTCACCGAGGTCGAGGATCCGGCTCGCCATCCGGTCGGGGTGGAACGGCTCGAAGTCGTCGAGTCCTTCACCCGTTGACGCGAAGATGATTGGACGACCGGTGATGGATGCCACGCTCAGCGCGGCACCACCGCGGGCGTCGCCATCGAGCTTCGACAGCACGACGCCGGTGAAGTCGACGCCTTCCTGGAACGCCTGGGCCGTCTTGACGGCATCCTGACCGATCATGGCGTCGATGACGAAGAGCACCTCGTCGGGGTCGATGGCCTTGCGGATGTTCGATGCCTGCTTCATCAGCTCGGCGTCGACGCCGAGGCGACCGGCGGTGTCGACGATGACCGTGTCGAACTGCTTGGTTTTGGCGTAGGCGATGGAGTCCTTCGCGACCCGAACGGGGTCACCGACACCGTTGCCCGGCTCGGGAGCGTAGATCGCAACGCCAGCCTGCTCGGCGACCACAGTCAGCTGCGTCACAGCGTTGGGGCGCTGGAGGTCGGCGGCGACGAGGAGCGGCGTGTGGCCGTCCTTCGCGAGCCACTTGGCGAGCTTGCCCGCGAGTGTGGTCTTACCCGCACCCTGGAGACCGGCAAGCATGATGACCGTCGGCGGGTTCTTCGCGAACTCGAGGCGACGCTGCTGCCCACCGAGGATGGCGACGAGCTCGTCGTTGACGATCTGGACGACCTGCTGCGCCGGGTTGAGCGCCTTGTTGACCTCATCGCTGAGGGCGCGTTCACGAACCTTGCCGGTGAATTCCTTGACGACGTCGAGGGCGACGTCGGCGTCGAGCAGGGCGCGACGGATCTCGCGGACTGTGCCGTCGACATCCGATGCCGACAGCGAACCCTTCTTGCGGAGGTTCTTAAAAGTCTCGGAGAGCCGGTCTGAGAGGTTTCCAAAAGTAGCCATTTGAGATCCAGTTTACCGAGCCTCGGCGGTACCGCGTGACGTTCTGGCTGAGAGTGTCTACTCGAGCAGTTCGATGCCGACCGACTCGCCCCTGTTCGACAGCGAGACGACGAGCGCGAGGTCGGAGTTGTCTGGGTCGAATGCGAACTCGAAGGCCGCGAACGGCGCGCCCTCACCGGTCTGGTGGGGGTGGATCGCGACGCGGATGAGCTGGAGCGAACGGATGATGTCGACGTCGTTATCACCTGACCGGTCGACGAGCATCTCGGGCAGGTCCTCCCCCACCTCTTCGACCGTTGCTTCGATGAAGCTCGTCACGTCAGAGCTGCGGTTATCGACGTCGCTGAGCATCGCCTCACGGGCACGCAGGTCGAGCCCGTCGAGGGAGCTGACGAAGCCGGCAGCGGTGTCGAGGCCTTCAACGGTGACGGTCCGGTCGCCGGGAGAACTCACCGAGACGTCGACGGGCTGGTCGCCGACCTCGACGGTCTCCGACCAGTAGATTCCGCCGTGTTCGTCGCTTTCGAGCGCGCCGAAGAAGTCGTGTTCCGTTGTCATGTCAGCCAACCAGTTTCTGTGCGAAGACGTGTGGAGTAAAGCCGGTGAGATCGTGGATGCCCTCGCCCTGGCCAACGAGCTTGATCGGAATACCGGTCTTCTCCTGGACCGCGAGCACGAAGCCGCCCTTCGCGGATCCGTCCAGCTTGGTGAGGACGAGCCCTGTCACACCGGCGTGCTCAATGAACGCCTCCGCCTGCGCGAGCCCGTTCTGACCCGTCGTCGCGTCGAGCACGAGCAGCACCTCAGAGATCGGCGCCTGCTTCTCGACGACGCGGCGGATCTTGGAGAGTTCGTCCATCAGGCCGCCCTTGGTCTGCAGCCGTCCAGCGGTGTCGATGAGGACGATCTCGATGCCGTTCCTCTTGGCGAAGTCGACGGTCTGGAAAGCGACGGATGCCGGGTCCTGAGCGTGCTGCTGCGGGCGCACGATCTGCGCTCCCCCGCGTTCAGCCCAGGTGGCGAGCTGCTCGACGGCGGCGGCGCGGAAGGTGTCAGCCGCTCCGACGACGACAGTGCGTCCGTACGTGCCGAGGAACTTCGAGAACTTGCCGATCGTCGTGGTCTTGCCGACGCCGTTCACGCCGACGACGAGCACAACGGCGGGCCGTTCGGTGAGCTTCAACGTTGTGTCGTATTTCGAGAGACGCTCTTCGATCGATTCGCGGAGCATCCGCTGGAGGTCACGCGGGTCGGTGGTGCGGTACCTGTCGACCTTGGCGTGCAGGTCATCGATGACCGCCTCGGTGACATCCGGGCCGAAGTCAGCGGTGAGCAGCGCGTACTCGAGGTCTTCCCACGTGGTCTCGTCGATGGTGGGCTTGGAGAACATGCCCTTGAGTGCGCCCGACAGGGACCAGGACGAAGTTTGTGCCATGTACTAAGACTAACGAGTCGTCAGCTCGCCTTCTCCTCGTTTGCCACCCGCTGACCGACGACGGCAGACACTCCGTCCTGCCGCATGGAGACGCCGTAGAGGGCATCCGCGATCTCCATCGTGCGCTTCTGGTGCGTGATCACGATGAGCTGACTCGACCGCCGAAGGTCTTCGAAGATCGTGAGCAGTCGGCCGAGGTTCGCGTCATCGAGGGCTGCCTCGACCTCGTCCATGATGTAGAACGGGCTCGGCCTCGCCTTGAAAATAGCGATGAGCAGGGCGACTGCCGCCAGCGAGCGCTCCCCACCGGAGAGGAGCGACAGCCGTTCGATCTTTTTGCCCGCCGGCTTCACGGTGACCTCGATGCCCGTCGTGAGCAGGTCGTCGGGGTTGGTCAGCGAGATGCTGCCGGTACCGCCGGGGAACAGGACGGGGAAGACCTCACCGAACGCGGTGAGAGTGTCGTCGAAGGCGCTGGCGAAGATCGCCTGCATCTTGTCGTCGAGCTCCTCGATGATCGTCAGCAGGTCCTTGCGCGTGTTGGTGAGGTCGGTGAGCTGCTCGGTGAGGAACTTGTGTCGCTGTTCGAGCGCGGCGAACTCCTCGAGGGCGAGCGGGTTCACGCGCCCGAGCTGAGCGAGTTTGCGCTCCGCTTTCTCGAGCCGCTTCTGCTGTTGGGGACGAGAGAACGGCATGCCGTCGCTCTCGTTCTCGCCGTCGCCTTCGTTTGTCGCCTGCTCGGTGGGGATGAGCACATCGGGCCCGTACTCGGCAACGAGCACGTCCTCGACCAGTCCCAGCTCCGAAGCCGCCCGTTCGAGCAGGCTGGAGAGGTGCAGCTTCTTCTCATAGATCTGAAGTTCGAGTGCGTGCACGTTTTCGGTGATGACCTGAAGCCGTTCACGCAGGCCCTGCTCCTCGCGGCGCAAGCCGGTGAGCTCGGCATTCTGGCTCGCTCGTTCCTCCTCCGCCCTGGCCAGTACGAGCTTTGCCTCGGCAACGGACCCGTCCACCGAGTCGAGCACCGAGGGAAGGATGTTCGCGACGGCGGTTGCGGCGTCGATCTGGCGCCCACGGATCACGGCGCGACGCGCGGCTGCTTCCGCGGCGACGCGGTCGGATTCCATTTGAGTGAGCAGGTTCTTGACCCGCTGCTCCTCTGACCTGACGCGTTCCCTCGCCGTCTCGAGCTGCAGCCGGGACTCGATCTCACGTTCCCTGGCCTGCTCGAGTTCGACAAGCAGGGCTTCGCGTCCCGAAACGTCGAGAATTGGCCGGGGCCTTGAGCGCGCGGCATCCAGTTCGGCCCTGGCCTTGTTGGCTGCGGACTCCGCCTCGGCCACCGCACCAGCAGACTCCGCGAAAGCGGTCTGAAGCCTGTCGCTCTCCGCGGTCGACGCCTCGACCTGGACCCGTGCCCGGTTGAGTTTCTCCGCCTGCGCCGCCAGCTGCGCGTCGAACTCGCGCAGTGCGCCGAGTGCGGCACGCGAGAGTTCCTTCGCTCCGGCGAGCGCGGTCCGCTGCTCGTCGAGTTCGAACCTGACGTCCTCGAGCGCCGAGGTCACCTCGGTCAGCCGCTCAGCCGCGGCGTCGCGCTCGGCGATGAGTTCGATGCGGCCCTGCTTGGCGCCCGATCCTCCCCGGAGGACGAAGTCGGTGAGCACGTCTCCGGTGCGGGTGATCAGGGTGACGGGTCCACCGAGCGTGCCGAGTTGCGGTGCGGCGAGGCGTGCAGCGTCGACATCGTCGGCGATTCCAATGAAACTCAGGATGCCGAGCACACCGGCCGGAGCTGTGACCACACTCGTTGCGGGAACCACGCCCGCGATCGCCGGCCATTCGATCCGCCGCGCCGTGGCATCCGCCATCACGATTTCGACCCGGCCGAGGTCGTGATCCTTCGCGTGCGCGATGGCGCGCTCGGCGGCAGCCCTGTCGTCGGCGAGGAGCCCGTCCGCGAGCGTCCCGAGGGCCGATGCGACGGCGGCCTCGAATCCGGGCTTCACTGAGACCGCATCGGCGACAACGCCGCGGATGCCGTCGAGGCCGGCGGCGATGAGGTCGGCAGAGGCGTCCTTGATGTTGAGTGCCCGGGAAAGGGCGCTGGTCTGTGCGGCGAGCGCGTCACGCTCACGCTCGTGGCCGTGGAGCAGTTCGCGGAGGCGTTCGATCTCGGCCTCGGTCTCGAAGACCCTCCCCTGGGCGAGTTCGTACGCTTCGTCGAGCCCGTTCTCCCCCGCATCCACGTCTGCCGCGCTTTCCTCCACCTCGGCGAAGTGCTGCACGGCAGCATCCCTGCGTTCCGTCGCTGCCGCAAGGGCGTTCTCCTGACGGAGACGCTCACCACGCACCGCGGCCAGTCTCGACGACGCGGCGTCCGCCTGTCCGGTGAGCTTCGTGATCTCCAGGTCGTGCCGGGAGACGAGAGCGCTCTGGGCGGCAATTTCCATGTCGACGGCGTCGAGTCGCTCGCGGGAGGCGATGGTCGCCTGCTGTGCTGATCGCCAGGCGTCTTCCGCGGTGAGGATGGCCTGCTTCAACGCATCGACCTCGGCCCGCGCATCGTCGACCATGCTCCGCGTGACACTCGAGGATGCGTCGAATGACTCTGACTGCGCTCCGAGAAGAGCGAGCCGCTGGTTGGCAAGGGTGAAGAGGTTGCGGAGCCGCTCCTGCACGGACTCGAGCGCGAAGCTCGTGCGCCGTGCCGCATCGACGGCGTCGCCGACCTGAGCCTGCTCGATCCGCGCGATGCGCAGCTGTTTCTGCTCGAGCTGTTCCTGCAGCACGATGCGTTCGGTGTGCCGCTCGCTTTCGGTTCGGCCGTAACCGTCGAGCAGGGTCCTGAGTGTGACGACCTCGTCGGCGAGCAGCCTCGCCTTGGCATCACGAACGATGGAAGCGATGGTCTGCGCTTCCCGTGCGATCTCGGCCTGGTGTCCGAGCGGCTTGAGCTGCCTGCGGATCTCCCCCGCGAGGTCGCTCAGCCGCGTGAGATTGGTCTGCATGGCCTCGAGCTTGCGAAGCGTCTTCTCTTTGCGGCGGCGGTGTTTCAGGATGCCTGCGGCCTCCTCAATGAAGCCGCGGCGTTCCTCCGGGCTCGCCCTGAGCACCGCATCGAGCTGGCCCTGCCCCACGATGACGTGCATCTCGCGCCCAAGCCCCGAGTCGCTCAAGAGTTCCTGTACGTCGAGCAGCCTGCAGGTGTCGCCGTTGATCGCGTACTCGCTGCCCCCGTTCCTGAACAGCGTGCGGCTGATTGTCACCTCGGTGTATTCGATCGGGAGCGCACCGTCCGAGTTGTCGATGGTGAGGATCACCTGGGCGCGGCCGAGCGGCCCGCGCGTCGACGTGCCGGCAAAGATGACGTCGTCCATCTTGCCGCCGCGAAGTGTCTTCGCGCCCTGCTCGCCCATCACCCAGGCGAGAGCGTCCACGACGTTGGACTTCCCGGATCCGTTGGGGCCGACCACACAGGTCACACCGGGCTCGAATGCGAAGGTCGTCGGTTGCGCGAACGATTTGAAGCCCTTGAGGGTAAGGCTCTTCAAATACACGCTGTCTCCGGTCTCTTCGCGCTTATGCCACGCGAATTCTCAGCACTACCGTACCCA is part of the Mycetocola zhujimingii genome and encodes:
- a CDS encoding LLM class F420-dependent oxidoreductase, with translation MTTHEQRPVRIGVQLAPQHAQYRTIRDAVSELEDAGVHILFNWDHFFPLSGEPDGLHFEAWTMLGAWAEQTSRVEFGTLVNCNSYRNANLQADMARTLDHISGGRFIFGTGAGWFERDYDEYGYEFGTPGSRIAALARDLPVIEDRWSKLNPPPVRKIPIMIGGGGVKKTLRIVAEHADIWHSFSSPEVLAEKLEILRTHGEAVGRDVSEIEISTEVRGSSEENAEKLFELGTTMFTIGLSGPDYDIAKVKRWLGWRDRMNG
- a CDS encoding glutamate--cysteine ligase encodes the protein MGIEFTRSERSTVGIEWELALVDRDTGELVSAADEVLQDLESPKGQPHPRITGELLLNTIELVSSVHHRVSDAVADLDAQLTEVRRVTDPRGIELIGSGSHPFGQWFDQPVANKARYHKLIERTQWWGRNMLIWGMHVHVGIEDRDKVIPILNSMLRFFPHLQGLSASSPYWGGIDTGYASNRSLMFQQLPTAGLPYQVADWAEFESYVEDMTATGTIDDYTEVRWDIRPSPHWGTIEVRFCDGASTHAELAAVASLIHCLVEHLSTLLDEGHELPTLPPWYVRENKWRSARYGLEATIITDRHGTERPVTDDIRDLVDSLAPIAERLGCADELASIPDIVASGGSYTRQQATAAENDGDLTAVVKALIGELRAGSVSH
- the ffh gene encoding signal recognition particle protein, translating into MATFGNLSDRLSETFKNLRKKGSLSASDVDGTVREIRRALLDADVALDVVKEFTGKVRERALSDEVNKALNPAQQVVQIVNDELVAILGGQQRRLEFAKNPPTVIMLAGLQGAGKTTLAGKLAKWLAKDGHTPLLVAADLQRPNAVTQLTVVAEQAGVAIYAPEPGNGVGDPVRVAKDSIAYAKTKQFDTVIVDTAGRLGVDAELMKQASNIRKAIDPDEVLFVIDAMIGQDAVKTAQAFQEGVDFTGVVLSKLDGDARGGAALSVASITGRPIIFASTGEGLDDFEPFHPDRMASRILDLGDILTLIEQAQSAFDEEEALAMAEKFSTETFTLDDFLKQMQQLRNMGSIKKMMGMLPGMGQMKQQLDSFDEREIVRTEAIIQSMTLAERQNSKLLNGSRRLRIARGSGSTVTEVNALVNRFEQAAKMMKTVAKGGVPQIPGMGPIPGARSGGSKKQQPKKKGSKSGNPAKRATENAALASGTKPGAALTPGGTGFGLGGATGQGQAAPTEEELATLQKFLGN
- a CDS encoding DUF2004 domain-containing protein, with protein sequence MTTEHDFFGALESDEHGGIYWSETVEVGDQPVDVSVSSPGDRTVTVEGLDTAAGFVSSLDGLDLRAREAMLSDVDNRSSDVTSFIEATVEEVGEDLPEMLVDRSGDNDVDIIRSLQLIRVAIHPHQTGEGAPFAAFEFAFDPDNSDLALVVSLSNRGESVGIELLE
- the ftsY gene encoding signal recognition particle-docking protein FtsY, with the translated sequence MAQTSSWSLSGALKGMFSKPTIDETTWEDLEYALLTADFGPDVTEAVIDDLHAKVDRYRTTDPRDLQRMLRESIEERLSKYDTTLKLTERPAVVLVVGVNGVGKTTTIGKFSKFLGTYGRTVVVGAADTFRAAAVEQLATWAERGGAQIVRPQQHAQDPASVAFQTVDFAKRNGIEIVLIDTAGRLQTKGGLMDELSKIRRVVEKQAPISEVLLVLDATTGQNGLAQAEAFIEHAGVTGLVLTKLDGSAKGGFVLAVQEKTGIPIKLVGQGEGIHDLTGFTPHVFAQKLVG
- the smc gene encoding chromosome segregation protein SMC, whose amino-acid sequence is MYLKSLTLKGFKSFAQPTTFAFEPGVTCVVGPNGSGKSNVVDALAWVMGEQGAKTLRGGKMDDVIFAGTSTRGPLGRAQVILTIDNSDGALPIEYTEVTISRTLFRNGGSEYAINGDTCRLLDVQELLSDSGLGREMHVIVGQGQLDAVLRASPEERRGFIEEAAGILKHRRRKEKTLRKLEAMQTNLTRLSDLAGEIRRQLKPLGHQAEIAREAQTIASIVRDAKARLLADEVVTLRTLLDGYGRTESERHTERIVLQEQLEQKQLRIARIEQAQVGDAVDAARRTSFALESVQERLRNLFTLANQRLALLGAQSESFDASSSVTRSMVDDARAEVDALKQAILTAEDAWRSAQQATIASRERLDAVDMEIAAQSALVSRHDLEITKLTGQADAASSRLAAVRGERLRQENALAAATERRDAAVQHFAEVEESAADVDAGENGLDEAYELAQGRVFETEAEIERLRELLHGHERERDALAAQTSALSRALNIKDASADLIAAGLDGIRGVVADAVSVKPGFEAAVASALGTLADGLLADDRAAAERAIAHAKDHDLGRVEIVMADATARRIEWPAIAGVVPATSVVTAPAGVLGILSFIGIADDVDAARLAAPQLGTLGGPVTLITRTGDVLTDFVLRGGSGAKQGRIELIAERDAAAERLTEVTSALEDVRFELDEQRTALAGAKELSRAALGALREFDAQLAAQAEKLNRARVQVEASTAESDRLQTAFAESAGAVAEAESAANKARAELDAARSRPRPILDVSGREALLVELEQAREREIESRLQLETARERVRSEEQRVKNLLTQMESDRVAAEAAARRAVIRGRQIDAATAVANILPSVLDSVDGSVAEAKLVLARAEEERASQNAELTGLRREEQGLRERLQVITENVHALELQIYEKKLHLSSLLERAASELGLVEDVLVAEYGPDVLIPTEQATNEGDGENESDGMPFSRPQQQKRLEKAERKLAQLGRVNPLALEEFAALEQRHKFLTEQLTDLTNTRKDLLTIIEELDDKMQAIFASAFDDTLTAFGEVFPVLFPGGTGSISLTNPDDLLTTGIEVTVKPAGKKIERLSLLSGGERSLAAVALLIAIFKARPSPFYIMDEVEAALDDANLGRLLTIFEDLRRSSQLIVITHQKRTMEIADALYGVSMRQDGVSAVVGQRVANEEKAS